A genomic region of Ensifer adhaerens contains the following coding sequences:
- a CDS encoding chromosome partitioning protein, protein MPVISFVSSKGGVGKTTSAVVLAGEFAAAGRKVVLIDADPNRPLEAWARLKGAPETLQLMIDDSAETIIDTIEEARANADFVIVDLEGTATDRIGFAIARSDLVLIPLQSSVLDASEAAKSVKLVHQMRKVANREIPYRVFFTRVPPAIRERTARDIDRQFSDAAIPVLPATLIDRAAYRALFSLGGILHDLERSDVSGLESAKENGREFAQAVINVLKGEGA, encoded by the coding sequence ATGCCAGTCATTTCATTCGTGTCGAGCAAAGGCGGAGTCGGGAAAACAACATCTGCTGTCGTACTTGCCGGCGAATTCGCTGCCGCCGGTCGCAAGGTGGTTCTGATCGACGCCGACCCCAACCGCCCGCTTGAAGCCTGGGCCCGCCTGAAGGGGGCGCCGGAAACACTGCAGCTTATGATTGACGATTCCGCCGAAACCATCATCGATACGATCGAGGAAGCCCGGGCAAACGCCGATTTTGTCATTGTTGATCTGGAAGGAACCGCCACCGACCGAATTGGTTTTGCGATTGCCCGTTCGGATCTCGTTTTAATTCCGCTCCAAAGCTCTGTTCTTGACGCGTCAGAGGCCGCTAAGTCCGTGAAGCTGGTTCACCAGATGCGGAAGGTTGCCAATCGGGAGATTCCTTACAGGGTTTTCTTCACGCGAGTCCCGCCAGCTATTCGCGAGCGGACCGCACGAGATATCGACCGGCAGTTTTCCGACGCGGCCATACCAGTTTTACCTGCAACTCTGATTGATCGTGCCGCGTACCGGGCGTTGTTTTCTCTTGGCGGAATTCTTCACGATCTGGAACGATCCGATGTGTCGGGATTGGAGAGCGCCAAAGAAAATGGTCGAGAATTTGCTCAGGCAGTTATCAACGTTTTGAAAGGAGAGGGTGCATGA
- a CDS encoding putative transcriptional regulator: protein MTKTYKSEALAAVHEMMEGFYESGAIDKQTMREFDEGCLTTVEPLTPEEIRTIRERENISQPVFARYLNVSKGLVSDWERGVKRPSGPALRLLTVIRNKGLQAIA from the coding sequence ATGACAAAGACTTACAAGAGTGAGGCACTGGCAGCCGTCCATGAAATGATGGAGGGATTCTACGAGTCCGGCGCGATCGACAAACAGACGATGCGTGAATTTGATGAAGGGTGCCTGACAACCGTGGAGCCGCTGACCCCGGAGGAAATTCGCACTATCCGTGAGCGCGAGAACATTTCTCAGCCGGTGTTTGCCCGATATCTCAACGTTAGCAAGGGGCTGGTGTCAGATTGGGAACGCGGCGTTAAAAGGCCAAGCGGTCCTGCTCTGCGTTTGCTGACTGTTATACGGAACAAGGGATTACAGGCGATCGCCTGA
- a CDS encoding chromosome partitioning protein, ParB family: MNVITMPETAETIAIEVAAAAPVTSLMHDTQQIPLSKLVASSKNVRKRNAAMTIPELAASIEAHGLIQNLTIRKTARGNKYEVVAGSRRFAALLHLVAQGKIDKSAVIPCNLRSGEANDTEVSLAENTQREAMHIVDEIMAYRQLIEEGMIADTIAARFGQSVVTVRQRLKLANLSPKILGVLREDGMHLDQARALAISDDHAAQDRAWFDTQSWNRDPHSLRAVLTRDHVRSTDKLALFVGTEAYEAAGGTIARDLFAEADNTFLTDRALLTKLAKEALEQKAEPLKIKGWKWVDTSLGTSAIHNGGFARIFPISHVSTEAEQTELASLAEQFDEIACRIEDYAESDSAIDADEAELARIEQRIEDIKSAGKVYDTEEKALAGCIVTIAHDGTMHIEQGLVQPDDLAALRALRNPDTANGDAGQDDESVSAGTIPAVFTGAKHGGDEADEQPMAYSAALIKELTAIRTAAMRNELTQRPELALAVMLYPLVLKTFLIGNGYWRIGSAIEIGGQLKDLAPSIKETDACDALNEWTRIHETWGYKLPGNPGDLWEWLLEQPLHDLLELLAVVTAAIINAVEAKHDHDRERLTHADQLAAALKLDMHQHWKPKAPFLSRLSKAQIAEVMEDAGCAKSAIKAAGKAPKAEAVELAEKALAGKTWLPGPLRSPIEDAQEGEEAAPLTSADE, from the coding sequence ATGAACGTTATCACCATGCCCGAAACTGCCGAAACCATCGCCATCGAGGTCGCCGCAGCGGCCCCGGTTACCTCCCTCATGCATGACACGCAGCAGATTCCGCTTTCCAAGCTGGTCGCCAGTTCGAAAAACGTGCGCAAGCGCAATGCCGCCATGACCATCCCGGAACTTGCCGCCAGCATCGAGGCGCATGGCCTGATCCAGAACCTGACGATCAGGAAGACCGCTAGGGGCAATAAATACGAGGTGGTTGCGGGATCGCGGCGCTTTGCTGCCCTGCTCCACCTCGTCGCACAGGGCAAGATCGACAAAAGCGCTGTCATTCCTTGCAATCTGCGCAGCGGCGAGGCCAACGACACGGAGGTTTCCCTTGCGGAGAACACGCAGCGCGAAGCCATGCATATCGTCGATGAGATCATGGCCTATCGTCAGCTGATCGAAGAGGGGATGATCGCGGACACCATCGCCGCCCGTTTCGGCCAGTCGGTTGTGACCGTGCGCCAGAGGCTCAAGCTCGCCAATCTCTCCCCTAAAATTCTGGGGGTTTTGCGCGAGGATGGGATGCATCTCGATCAGGCCAGAGCGTTGGCGATCAGCGACGATCATGCCGCGCAAGATCGGGCATGGTTCGACACACAGTCATGGAATCGTGATCCTCATTCGCTTCGTGCCGTGCTGACCCGCGATCATGTCCGTAGCACTGACAAACTTGCCCTGTTCGTTGGGACCGAGGCTTACGAGGCGGCGGGCGGCACGATCGCGCGTGATCTGTTTGCCGAGGCCGATAACACCTTCCTGACGGATCGAGCCTTGCTGACAAAGTTGGCAAAAGAGGCGCTCGAACAGAAAGCAGAACCCCTGAAAATCAAGGGGTGGAAATGGGTGGACACCAGCCTTGGAACATCGGCCATCCATAATGGCGGTTTCGCCCGTATCTTCCCTATCAGCCATGTTTCGACCGAAGCCGAGCAGACCGAGCTTGCCAGCCTTGCCGAACAGTTCGATGAGATCGCGTGCCGGATCGAGGACTATGCCGAGAGCGATTCGGCCATTGATGCCGATGAGGCCGAGCTTGCCCGGATCGAACAGCGCATCGAGGATATTAAGAGCGCGGGAAAGGTCTACGACACCGAGGAAAAGGCGCTGGCCGGTTGCATCGTCACCATTGCCCACGATGGCACCATGCATATCGAGCAGGGGCTTGTTCAGCCCGACGATCTGGCCGCGCTGCGCGCCTTGCGCAATCCGGACACCGCAAACGGTGATGCCGGTCAGGATGATGAAAGCGTAAGCGCTGGAACCATCCCTGCCGTTTTTACAGGTGCAAAGCATGGCGGCGACGAAGCCGACGAACAGCCCATGGCCTATTCCGCCGCGCTAATCAAGGAACTGACGGCGATCCGCACCGCCGCCATGCGCAATGAACTTACTCAGCGGCCCGAACTGGCGCTTGCCGTCATGCTCTATCCGCTCGTCCTGAAAACCTTCCTGATCGGGAACGGCTATTGGCGGATCGGCTCCGCCATCGAGATCGGCGGGCAGTTGAAAGACCTCGCCCCTTCGATCAAGGAAACGGACGCTTGCGATGCGCTTAACGAATGGACCCGCATCCACGAAACATGGGGATACAAGCTCCCCGGCAATCCGGGCGATCTTTGGGAATGGCTACTGGAACAGCCATTGCACGATCTTCTCGAACTGCTGGCGGTCGTCACCGCCGCCATTATCAACGCAGTCGAGGCCAAGCACGATCATGACCGCGAGCGGCTGACCCATGCCGATCAACTGGCCGCAGCCCTGAAACTTGACATGCATCAGCATTGGAAGCCGAAGGCGCCGTTTCTCTCCCGGTTGTCCAAGGCGCAGATTGCCGAGGTGATGGAAGACGCAGGTTGCGCGAAAAGTGCCATCAAGGCGGCGGGCAAGGCTCCGAAGGCCGAAGCCGTGGAGCTGGCGGAAAAAGCCCTTGCCGGAAAAACATGGCTTCCCGGCCCGCTGCGCTCGCCCATCGAGGACGCGCAGGAAGGCGAAGAAGCTGCGCCGTTGACGAGCGCCGACGAATAA